The Methanoregula sp. UBA64 genome contains the following window.
GGGCGAGGTCTTTGGGAAAGACGAGGTCAAGCAGTCGCTTCTCATTGCCACGTCCGAGATGATCTCGCTCCCCAAGCAGCCGATCAAGGCCTACATGAGTACGCCGCTCTTATCGCTTGCAAGCACATCGACACTCCGCGATGCGGTAGCCCTCTTTACCCGGGAGCATATCCATGGCGCACCGGTGATTGACGGGGAACACCTTGCAGGGATTGTCACGATGAGCGATATCACAAAAGCCCTCGACCAGGACCTGCCCTTAAAGACCCCGGTCTCAAAGGTGATGACAAAGGAGGTTGTCGAGGCTCCGTCCGACATCAAGCTCTTTGAGGTGGTCCGGCGGTTCAAGGAACGCGAGATCGGGCGGTTGATCGTGACCGAGAACAATAAACCGGTCGGGATCCTCACCCAGTCCGATGTTATCCGGGTCATCCCCTCGCTCTGAGTGTGAGGCATCGGCAACGACCGGATAATTTCCCTTTTTTCCCCGGCAGTACGGAAAAATAACCAGAATTGCCGGTTGGATTCAGAAAAGCGCCTTTCCTGCCCCGCCATTTCAGAACAATTTAAATAGTAACAGGGCTGTATTTTTTTTCATGACTCGTACGTTTGCCCGCAGTCTTTCGCGGAAAAAGATCATGAGCAACGATGGAAAGCTCGTCGGTGTGCTCAAGAACCTCCGGGTCGATTTCGATTCGGGGCAGGTCCTCGATTTAATCATCCACCCGGACCAGTCCTTTGTGACCGACGGGTATGCATTAGAAGACGGCAACCTGCT
Protein-coding sequences here:
- a CDS encoding CBS domain-containing protein; translated protein: MELSLIQKDILITLITLYHQQSHSIKGEEIADMIMRNPGTVRNQMQSLKAIGLVDGVPGPKGGYIPTELAYKELNLNVSGGDYDVPISRDGVEVKGVHVQEVDFTTLCHPDICHAVIKLVGSSKIFDIGDKITIGPTPVNKLLIRGEVFGKDEVKQSLLIATSEMISLPKQPIKAYMSTPLLSLASTSTLRDAVALFTREHIHGAPVIDGEHLAGIVTMSDITKALDQDLPLKTPVSKVMTKEVVEAPSDIKLFEVVRRFKEREIGRLIVTENNKPVGILTQSDVIRVIPSL
- a CDS encoding PRC-barrel domain-containing protein; translation: MTRTFARSLSRKKIMSNDGKLVGVLKNLRVDFDSGQVLDLIIHPDQSFVTDGYALEDGNLLVVPFEAVKDIKDYIVVDRYLARR